One genomic window of Syngnathoides biaculeatus isolate LvHL_M chromosome 13, ASM1980259v1, whole genome shotgun sequence includes the following:
- the LOC133511229 gene encoding integrin beta-1-like, translated as MDLRLIVLAALLALLSFSQAQQEGSVCIKANAQSCGQCIQVAESCGWCTDEDFLAVGESKSARCDDIESLKTRKCNVAKIENPRGSIVINKNKPVTNRKKDETDKPKPEQITQIQPQKLTLTLRSGEPQTFDLTFKRAEDYPIDLYYLMDLSFSMKDDLDNVKNLGTQLMREMQTITSDFRIGFGSFVEKTVMPYISTTPARYKNPCTGNQNCTSPFSYKNVLKLTNKGDQFNRLVSQQQISGNLDSPEGGFDAIMQVAVCEEQIGWRNVTRLLVFSTDAGFHFAGDGKLGGIVLPNDGKCHLENNMYTMSHYYDYPSIAHLVQKLSDHNIQTIFAVTEEFQPVYKELKNLIPKSAVGTLSSNSSNVIKLIIDAYNSLSSEVILENGRLPEGVSITYKSICKNGVEGTGENGRKCSNISIGDEVTFKISIESQKCPSHGKSESIKIKPLGFTEEVEVVLNFICECQCSAQGEPNSLKCDEGHGTFECGACKCNEGRIGRLCECSTDEVRTEDLDANCRKDNGTDICSNNGDCVCGTCECKKRENAAEIYSGKYCECDNFNCDRSNNKLCGGHGRCECRVCICDDNYTGSACDCSLDTSTCLAKNGQICNGRGTCECGVCKCTNPKFQGPTCEICPTCPGVCAEHKECVQCQAFQAGEKKDTCERDCSDFMLRKVKERKDLPQPTDQSFPLTHCKERDANDCWFYYTFAIRNDTKEVYVVEMLECPAGPDIIPIVAGVVAGIVLIGLALLLILKLLMIIHDRREFAKFEKEKMNAKWDTGENPIYKSAVTTVVNPKYEGK; from the exons GACTTCCTCGCCGTGGGTGAGTCAAAGTCTGCTCGCTGTGACGATATTGAGTCTCTGAAGACCAGGAAGTGCAACGTGGCCAAAATTGAGAACCCTCGCGGTAGCATTGTGATCAACAAGAACAAACCTGTCACTAACCGCAAGAAAGATGAGACGGACAAGCCCAAACCAGAGCAGATTACGCAGATCCAGCCTCAGAAACTCACTCTCACCCTCAGATCTG GTGAGCCACAGACTTTTGATCTGACGTTCAAGCGAGCTGAGGACTACCCCATAGACCTGTACTACTTGATGGACCTATCTTTCTCCATGAAGGATGATTTGGACAACGTCAAGAATCTTGGCACACAACTTATGAGGGAAATGCAGACCATCACCTCAGACTTTAGGATTG GGTTCGGCTCATTCGTGGAAAAGACAGTGATGCCGTACATCAGCACCACTCCGGCGCGCTACAAGAACCCGTGCACAGGCAACCAGAACTGCACTAGCCCCTTCAGTTACAAGAATGTGCTGAAGCTGACCAACAAGGGTGACCAGTTCAATCGGCTGGTCAGCCAGCAGCAGATCTCAGGAAACCTGGATTCTCCCGAGGGAGGCTTTGACGCCATCATGCAGGTGGCTGTGTGCGAGGAACAGATCGGCTGGAGGAACGTCACCCGCCTCCTCGTCTTCTCCACGGATGCAGGATTCCACTTTGCAGGGGATGGAAAACTGGGTGGTATTGTGCTTCCCAATGATGGGAAATGTCACCTGGAGaacaacatgtacaccatgAGTCACTACTAT GACTACCCCTCCATTGCCCATTTAGTGCAGAAACTTAGCGACCACAACATCCAGACTATCTTTGCCGTCACAGAGGAATTCCAACCAGTTTACAAG GAGCTGAAAAATCTGATTCCCAAATCAGCTGTGGGAACACTGTCATCCAATTCCAGCAACGTcatcaaactcatcattgatgctTACAAT TCATTGTCGTCCGAAGTCATTCTGGAAAATGGCAGGCTTCCGGAAGGCGTTTCCATCACATACAAGTCCATCTGTAAGAATGGTGTGGAAGGGACCGGTGAAAACGGCAGGAAGTGCTCCAACATCTCAATAGGAGATGAG GTAACCTTCAAGATCTCCATAGAATCTCAGAAGTGTCCATCACATGGCAAGTCAGAGAGCATCAAGATCAAACCACTGGGCTTCACTGAGGAGGTGGAGGTTGTCCTCAACTTCATCTGCGAGTGTCAGTGCTCGGCACAGGGAGAGCCCAACAGCTTAAAGTGTGATGAAGGTCACGGCACCTTTGAGTGCGGTGCCTGCAA gtGCAATGAGGGTCGCATTGGGCGTCTATGCGAGTGTAGCACGGATGAGGTTCGTACGGAGGATCTGGATGCCAACTGCCGCAAGGATAATGGCACAGACATCTGCAGCAACAACGGTGACTGCGTTTGTGGAACCTGTGAGTGTAAGAAAAGAGAGAACGCCGCTGAGATCTATAGTGGAAAGTACTGCGAGTGCGACAACTTCAACTGCGACCGCTCCAACAACAAGCTCTGCGGAG GCCACGGTCGTTGCGAGTGccgtgtgtgcatttgtgacGACAACTACACGGGCAGTGCGTGCGACTGCTCCCTGGACACCTCCACCTGCCTGGCCAAAAATGGACAGATCTGCAATGGACGGGGAACCTGCGAGTGTGGAGTCTGCAAATGTACCAACCCAAAGTTCcagggacccacttgtgagatCTGCCCCACCTGCCCCGGGGTCTGCGCGGAGCACAA gGAGTGTGTGCAGTGCCAGGCTTTCCAGGCGGGTGAGAAAAAGGACACGTGTGAGCGCGACTGCAGCGACTTTATGCTGAGAAAGGTGAAAGAGCGCAAGGATCTTCCTCAGCCCACCGACCAGAGCTTCCCCCTCACACACTGCAAGGAAAGAGATGCCAACGACTGTTGGTTCTACTACACCTTTGCCATCAGGAATGACACCAAGGAGGTTTATGTCGTCGAGATGCTGG AATGCCCAGCGGGTCCTGACATCATCCCAATTGTTGCTGGAGTGGTCGCCGGTATTGTGTTAATCGGACTGGccctgctgctcatcctcaagCTTCTCATGATCATCCACGACCGCCGAGAGTTCGCCAAGTttgagaaggagaaaatgaacgCCAAGTGGGACACG GGTGAGAATCCCATCTACAAGAGTGCCGTTACCACTGTGGTTAATCCGAAATACGAAGGTAAATAA